One region of Zingiber officinale cultivar Zhangliang chromosome 7B, Zo_v1.1, whole genome shotgun sequence genomic DNA includes:
- the LOC122006113 gene encoding serine carboxypeptidase-like 18 isoform X2 — protein MMAIAPLFFPLIFFCFFSSALSASVITRLPGFRGPLPFYLETGYVEVDKENGGELFYYFIQSEGKPADDPLFLWLTGGPRCSAFSGLVFEIAEYNGSLPSLVYHPYSWTKVANVIFVDSPTGSGFSYSRKNEGYDANDTSWSEQAYKFLIQWLVEHPQFISNPLYIAGDSYAGKIVPIVAKRVMDDIDEGKESLFNLQGYLIGNPVTGGKVDKNSQLPYAHGMGIISDDLFEMTQRCCVGQDYRTPTNSQCAKYLDTYDNFYSEINQGHILEMACAPDYERNHLQHRMCATSDKRNSKQNLHFLQPPPLPDLSCRSYAYVLSYYWANSKTVRKALAIKQGTIKEWVRCNFTLPYTKGFGSNIDYHLSLLQRGYRALVYSGDHDLVIPFLGTRQWIKSLNSSIVDNWRSWFVDGQVAGYTMAYSNNLTFATVKGAGHTAPEYKSKECQAMISRWIANAPL, from the exons atgatggcgATCGCTCCCCTGTTTTTTCCACTCATCTTCTTCTGTTTCTTCTCCTCTGCTCTATCGGCCTCGGTGATCACCCGTTTGCCTGGATTCCGAGGCCCATTGCCCTTCTACTTAGAAACAGG GTACGTGGAGGTGGACAAGGAGAACGGTGGCGAGTTGTTCTACTACTTCATCCAGTCGGAAGGCAAGCCGGCGGATGACCCTCTGTTCCTCTGGCTCACCGGCGGCCCCAGGTGCTCTGCCTTCAGCGGCTTGGTCTTCGAAATCG CCGAGTACAACGGGAGCTTGCCGAGCTTGGTCTACCATCCTTATTCCTGGACCAAG GTAGCCAACGTGATCTTTGTAGATTCCCCAACGGGTTCTGGATTCTCGTACTCGAgaaaaaatgaagggtatgatgcCAACGACACGTCTTGGTCTGAACAGGCTTATAAGTTTCTCATACAG TGGCTTGTTGAGCACCCACAATTCATCTCCAATCCCCTCTACATTGCTGGGGATTCATATGCTGGAAAAATTGTACCTATTGTGGCCAAAAGAGTGATGGATG ATATTGATGAAGGGAAAGAATCGCTATTTAACCTCCAG GGTTACTTGATTGGCAATCCAGTCACAGGTGGAAAAGTTGATAAGAATTCTCAATTACCTTATGCTCACGGCATGGGGATCATATCTGATGACTTATTTGAG ATGACACAAAGATGCTGCGTAGGACAAGATTATCGGACTCCCACCAATTCGCAATGTGCGAAGTATCTTGACACATATGACAAT TTCTATTCAGAAATTAATCAGGGTCACATTTTGGAAATGGCATGTGCTCCTGACTATGAAAGAAACCACCTGCAACACCGTATGTGTGCGACTTCTGATAAGAGAAACTCGAAGCAGAACTTGCATTTTCTTCAACCACCCCCATTGCCTGACCTTAGTTGTCGA AGTTATGCTTATGTTCTATCATACTATTGGGCTAACAGTAAGACTGTGAGGAAAGCCCTCGCCATCAAACAG GGGACGATTAAAGAATGGGTGAGGTGCAATTTTACCTTACCATACACGAAAGGATTTGGCAGTAACATCGACTATCATCTTAGCCTTTTGCAAAGAGGCTATCGTGCTTTGGTTTACAG TGGTGATCATGACTTGGTGATACCCTTTCTGGGGACAAGACAATGGATAAAGTCTTTGAATTCTTCTATTGTCGATAATTGGAGGTCTTGGTTTGTCGATGGTCAAGTTGCCGG GTATACAATGGCATATTCTAACAATTTGACATTTGCAACTGTAAAG GGTGCTGGTCACACAGCTCCAGAGTACAAATCGAAAGAATGTCAAGCCATGATCTCAAGGTGGATTGCCAATGCACCTCTATGA
- the LOC122006113 gene encoding serine carboxypeptidase-like 18 isoform X1: protein MMAIAPLFFPLIFFCFFSSALSASVITRLPGFRGPLPFYLETGYVEVDKENGGELFYYFIQSEGKPADDPLFLWLTGGPRCSAFSGLVFEIGPLKFMTAEYNGSLPSLVYHPYSWTKVANVIFVDSPTGSGFSYSRKNEGYDANDTSWSEQAYKFLIQWLVEHPQFISNPLYIAGDSYAGKIVPIVAKRVMDDIDEGKESLFNLQGYLIGNPVTGGKVDKNSQLPYAHGMGIISDDLFEMTQRCCVGQDYRTPTNSQCAKYLDTYDNFYSEINQGHILEMACAPDYERNHLQHRMCATSDKRNSKQNLHFLQPPPLPDLSCRSYAYVLSYYWANSKTVRKALAIKQGTIKEWVRCNFTLPYTKGFGSNIDYHLSLLQRGYRALVYSGDHDLVIPFLGTRQWIKSLNSSIVDNWRSWFVDGQVAGYTMAYSNNLTFATVKGAGHTAPEYKSKECQAMISRWIANAPL, encoded by the exons atgatggcgATCGCTCCCCTGTTTTTTCCACTCATCTTCTTCTGTTTCTTCTCCTCTGCTCTATCGGCCTCGGTGATCACCCGTTTGCCTGGATTCCGAGGCCCATTGCCCTTCTACTTAGAAACAGG GTACGTGGAGGTGGACAAGGAGAACGGTGGCGAGTTGTTCTACTACTTCATCCAGTCGGAAGGCAAGCCGGCGGATGACCCTCTGTTCCTCTGGCTCACCGGCGGCCCCAGGTGCTCTGCCTTCAGCGGCTTGGTCTTCGAAATCG GCCCCCTGAAATTTATGACAGCCGAGTACAACGGGAGCTTGCCGAGCTTGGTCTACCATCCTTATTCCTGGACCAAG GTAGCCAACGTGATCTTTGTAGATTCCCCAACGGGTTCTGGATTCTCGTACTCGAgaaaaaatgaagggtatgatgcCAACGACACGTCTTGGTCTGAACAGGCTTATAAGTTTCTCATACAG TGGCTTGTTGAGCACCCACAATTCATCTCCAATCCCCTCTACATTGCTGGGGATTCATATGCTGGAAAAATTGTACCTATTGTGGCCAAAAGAGTGATGGATG ATATTGATGAAGGGAAAGAATCGCTATTTAACCTCCAG GGTTACTTGATTGGCAATCCAGTCACAGGTGGAAAAGTTGATAAGAATTCTCAATTACCTTATGCTCACGGCATGGGGATCATATCTGATGACTTATTTGAG ATGACACAAAGATGCTGCGTAGGACAAGATTATCGGACTCCCACCAATTCGCAATGTGCGAAGTATCTTGACACATATGACAAT TTCTATTCAGAAATTAATCAGGGTCACATTTTGGAAATGGCATGTGCTCCTGACTATGAAAGAAACCACCTGCAACACCGTATGTGTGCGACTTCTGATAAGAGAAACTCGAAGCAGAACTTGCATTTTCTTCAACCACCCCCATTGCCTGACCTTAGTTGTCGA AGTTATGCTTATGTTCTATCATACTATTGGGCTAACAGTAAGACTGTGAGGAAAGCCCTCGCCATCAAACAG GGGACGATTAAAGAATGGGTGAGGTGCAATTTTACCTTACCATACACGAAAGGATTTGGCAGTAACATCGACTATCATCTTAGCCTTTTGCAAAGAGGCTATCGTGCTTTGGTTTACAG TGGTGATCATGACTTGGTGATACCCTTTCTGGGGACAAGACAATGGATAAAGTCTTTGAATTCTTCTATTGTCGATAATTGGAGGTCTTGGTTTGTCGATGGTCAAGTTGCCGG GTATACAATGGCATATTCTAACAATTTGACATTTGCAACTGTAAAG GGTGCTGGTCACACAGCTCCAGAGTACAAATCGAAAGAATGTCAAGCCATGATCTCAAGGTGGATTGCCAATGCACCTCTATGA
- the LOC122006113 gene encoding serine carboxypeptidase-like 18 isoform X3, producing the protein MMAIAPLFFPLIFFCFFSSALSASVITRLPGFRGPLPFYLETGYVEVDKENGGELFYYFIQSEGKPADDPLFLWLTGGPRCSAFSGLVFEIGPLKFMTAEYNGSLPSLVYHPYSWTKVANVIFVDSPTGSGFSYSRKNEGYDANDTSWSEQAYKFLIQWLVEHPQFISNPLYIAGDSYAGKIVPIVAKRVMDDIDEGKESLFNLQGYLIGNPVTGGKVDKNSQLPYAHGMGIISDDLFEMTQRCCVGQDYRTPTNSQCAKYLDTYDNFYSEINQGHILEMACAPDYERNHLQHRMCATSDKRNSKQNLHFLQPPPLPDLSCRSYAYVLSYYWANSKTVRKALAIKQGTIKEWVRCNFTLPYTKGFGSNIDYHLSLLQRGYRALVYSGDHDLVIPFLGTRQWIKSLNSSIVDNWRSWFVDGQVAGVLVTQLQSTNRKNVKP; encoded by the exons atgatggcgATCGCTCCCCTGTTTTTTCCACTCATCTTCTTCTGTTTCTTCTCCTCTGCTCTATCGGCCTCGGTGATCACCCGTTTGCCTGGATTCCGAGGCCCATTGCCCTTCTACTTAGAAACAGG GTACGTGGAGGTGGACAAGGAGAACGGTGGCGAGTTGTTCTACTACTTCATCCAGTCGGAAGGCAAGCCGGCGGATGACCCTCTGTTCCTCTGGCTCACCGGCGGCCCCAGGTGCTCTGCCTTCAGCGGCTTGGTCTTCGAAATCG GCCCCCTGAAATTTATGACAGCCGAGTACAACGGGAGCTTGCCGAGCTTGGTCTACCATCCTTATTCCTGGACCAAG GTAGCCAACGTGATCTTTGTAGATTCCCCAACGGGTTCTGGATTCTCGTACTCGAgaaaaaatgaagggtatgatgcCAACGACACGTCTTGGTCTGAACAGGCTTATAAGTTTCTCATACAG TGGCTTGTTGAGCACCCACAATTCATCTCCAATCCCCTCTACATTGCTGGGGATTCATATGCTGGAAAAATTGTACCTATTGTGGCCAAAAGAGTGATGGATG ATATTGATGAAGGGAAAGAATCGCTATTTAACCTCCAG GGTTACTTGATTGGCAATCCAGTCACAGGTGGAAAAGTTGATAAGAATTCTCAATTACCTTATGCTCACGGCATGGGGATCATATCTGATGACTTATTTGAG ATGACACAAAGATGCTGCGTAGGACAAGATTATCGGACTCCCACCAATTCGCAATGTGCGAAGTATCTTGACACATATGACAAT TTCTATTCAGAAATTAATCAGGGTCACATTTTGGAAATGGCATGTGCTCCTGACTATGAAAGAAACCACCTGCAACACCGTATGTGTGCGACTTCTGATAAGAGAAACTCGAAGCAGAACTTGCATTTTCTTCAACCACCCCCATTGCCTGACCTTAGTTGTCGA AGTTATGCTTATGTTCTATCATACTATTGGGCTAACAGTAAGACTGTGAGGAAAGCCCTCGCCATCAAACAG GGGACGATTAAAGAATGGGTGAGGTGCAATTTTACCTTACCATACACGAAAGGATTTGGCAGTAACATCGACTATCATCTTAGCCTTTTGCAAAGAGGCTATCGTGCTTTGGTTTACAG TGGTGATCATGACTTGGTGATACCCTTTCTGGGGACAAGACAATGGATAAAGTCTTTGAATTCTTCTATTGTCGATAATTGGAGGTCTTGGTTTGTCGATGGTCAAGTTGCCGG GGTGCTGGTCACACAGCTCCAGAGTACAAATCGAAAGAATGTCAAGCCATGA